The proteins below are encoded in one region of Coffea arabica cultivar ET-39 chromosome 4c, Coffea Arabica ET-39 HiFi, whole genome shotgun sequence:
- the LOC113739188 gene encoding protein SOMBRERO-like, giving the protein METSQHLLELEMPVGYRFVPTDEELVKYYLANKVLYKPLPVKIIREIDAHDLYSKHPKCLVGNGTFNDNEREWLFFIYKDEYFLGKTRSTRMVGNGIGFWRFIGEEEPIHNSEGDIFAFKIYLTYFSGSPPHAKKTHWRMEEYRLQTEINGRNKQEVQECILARIIRGRNYTDSI; this is encoded by the exons ATGGAAACCAGCCAACATTTGTTGGAGTTGGAGATGCCTGTTGGGTATAGATTTGTGCCCACTGATGAAGAGCTGGTCAAGTATTATCTGGCTAACAAAGTACTCTACAAACCTCTCCCGGTTAAGATCATCCGAGAAATTGATGCCCACGACCTCTATAGCAAACATCCCAAATGTTTAG TGGGAAATGGTACTTTTAATGATAATGAAAGGGAATGGCTTTTCTTCATATACAAAGATGAATATTTTCTTGGGAAAACAAGATCAACTCGGATGGTTGGAAATGGGATCGGTTTCTGGAGATTCATTGGAGAAGAAGAACCAATTCACAATTCAGAAGGAGATATATTTgctttcaaaatttatttgactTATTTTTCAGGTTCTCCACCACATGCTAAGAAAACACATTGGAGAATGGAAGAATACAGATTGCAGACTGAAATTAATGGCAGAAATAAGCAAGAG GTACAAGAATGTATACTGGCTAGAATTATACGTGGGAGAAATTACACTGATTCTATTTAG